The sequence GTTGCTTCACGATCCTGCCGGCATGCGAAAACCCCGTCCGCTGATAATGAGGACGGGGACTTCAGATGGCAGTCAGTCGGCTGCCGGTGTGATGCATGGTTTCAGTTTCTCTTCCGTTTCCCGTGCTGTCCGAGTGATATCTACCTGTTATTTCCCGATCGCGTCAGAAATCCGGTCATCGAGCTCCCTCATGTGCTGCCGGCGTTCGCCATCGTCCCAGCCGAGGCGTTCGGCCATGTAGGCGGTGACCTGTTCTTTCCACTTCTTGACCCAGTCGATATGAAAGTATAGCGCGCCCGTCCGGCGGATTAAATAATCGGACGGTGTCAGTGCCATCTCGAAATCGATTGCATACTGGAGCGTCAGCCGGATGGCGAGCGGCAGCCCATGCGCCGGCTGTACCCGGGTGATGCCTTCCGCCACCTGGTTCGTGTTTGTGCCATACATCGAGGCAATATTGAGCCCGTCCTGATATGAGATGCCGAGTTTCACAAGTTCCCGTGCCCGGTCTTCAACATAGACCGGATAGTCTTCCGGCCGACTGAACGCGCCGCCGGATAATGCAAGCGTCGCCGTCATGCAAGGGCCTGCCTGGATGCCGAATTTCCGGAGTTTCCGGCTGACGAGGTCGGTGACGTCCTCCGCCATCTTGCGGTACCCCGTCAGTTTGCCGCCCGCCACCGTCAGCAGGCCGCTGTCCGCTTCCCAGATCTCATCCTTGCGCGAAATCTCGGACGGCCCTTTGCCTTCCTGCCGGATGAGCGGCCGCACGCCGGACCAGGAGGATTCGATATCCGCCGGACGGATCCCCGCCTGCGGGAACATCTCCGAAATGGCGGTGAGGATGTACCGCCTGTCCTCCTCCGTCACGCCCGGATGTATCAGGTCCTCTTCATAGACCGTATCGGTCGTGCCGACGTAGGTCTTGTCAAGACGCGGAATCGCAAAGATCATCCGGCCGTCCGGCGTATCGAAATAGACGGGCTGATGGAGCGGCAGCCTGTTCCGATCAAACACGAGGTGGACGCCTTTCGTCAGCAGCAGCCGGCCCGACTCACCAGGTCTGTCCAGTTCCAGCACTTGTTCAACCCATGGGCCCGCCGCGTTGACGATGATCGGCGCATGCGCGTTATACCGCCGGCCTGTCAGGACATCCTTCAGCTCAACGCCGGTGACGCTGCCCCTTTCATCGGATGAAAACCCGGTGACCATCGTGTAATTCAGCAGATCTGCACCTTCTTCGCGCGCTTTCTTCGCGACCTCGATCGTCAGACGGGCATCGTCGGTCCGATACTCGACATACTCTCCGCCGCCGAGCAGGCCATCCCGTTTCAGCAGCGGCTCATGCTCCGTCACTTCGGTCTTCGTCAGCATACTGCGCCGTTCTGATTTTTTCACACCTGCCAGAAAGTCATATACTTGCAGGCCGAGTGACGTAGAGAAACTGCCGAACGATCCATTCTTGTAGAACGGCAGCAGCATCCATTCAGGATGGGTGACATGCGGAGCATTCGCGTACACGACCGCCCGCTCCTTCCCAACATCCGAGACGAGCTTCACTTCCAGCTGCTTCAAATAGCGGAGTCCGCCATGGACGAGTTTCGTCGAGCGGCTGGACGTCCCTGCCGCAAAGTCCTGCATCTCGACGAGCAGCGTCCGAATGCCCCGGGCGGATGCATCCAGCGCTATCCCCGTCCCCGTGATGCCCCCGCCGATCACAATGAGATCGTACCGTTCAGCAGAGAGCCGGCCAAGCAGGCGGCTCCGGTCTTCATGCGAAAAAGAGATCATCTGCAGTCAAATCCTTTCCTGGAATGTGCGGTCGGCACCGCCTCTTCAGCCGTTCACTTCAACAGTATTGACATCGTCTATTTCTTTTATGGACCGATAGATATCGGGCAGCGGACGGTTCGCCGGCACACGAGCTTTGATTTCCAGAAGAAGCAGCTTTTCATCATCAAGATCCTTGATGCGGGATTGATAGATATGAAAACGCTGACGCCGCAATTCTGTCAGCACCAGCTCAATGCTTGCCTGGTCATTCACTTTGATGCGGAGGCCCATCTCATCACGCCTCAGCCGTTTCGGCCCGTATTTAATGACGAAATACGGCACAAGTTCGACACTGAGTATCAGCAGCAGGACGCCGAAAATGGCTTCTGCGAAAAAGCCGGCTCCGACCGCGATCCCGATACCGGCCGCCCCCCAGATCATTGCAGCAGTCGTCAGTCCGGAGATCTGATCATTGCCGCGGCGCAAGATGACGCCGGCGCCGAGGAAGCCGATGCCTGAGACAATCTGAGCCGCAAGCCGAAGCGGATCCATCTGGATTTTGACGCCGCTCGCGCTGTCCGGGAACGAGTATGCCGACTCGATGGAGACGATGGTCAGCAGGCAGCTGACGATACTGATGACCAGGCTCGTTTTCAGGCCGAGCGGTTTCCTCTTCAGTTCCCGTTCCAGCCCGATGATCAAACCCAGCACAGCGGAAATGCTCAGCTTCGTCAGCATTTCGACTTCCAGCCAGAGGTCCATAGGCCTCCCCCTCTCCAATTCGTTGTCTTCCATTCTACTTTCAGTGTACCCGAAGCATGACTGCCGGCGCCATGATGAGCGGGCGGCAGTCTGCAGTTCGTGAAGTATCGGACAGATCGCCCGGCATATCGGACATTTGAAGTGATGTATTGGACATTTAGGCGGAGTTGTCGGACATTTCAGCCGAGGTATCGGACATTCCGCTGAATTCATCGGCATCCACGCACAATTCAGCCCGTATGCGCCGTGTGTTTCATTTCCCCGCAATGGGGAACATACAAACTATAACCATTACATTTACAAAGGAGTTTTGCAGTATGAATATGTACAGTGTCGTGCCGAACCCCGAGATGACCGGATGGCTCGTGAAACTTGAAGACGTCGCGCCGGAACAGCAGTACGGCTCGAAGGACGAAGCACTGGACGAAGCGAAGCGTCTCGCCAAAGAGAATACGCCGAGCGTCGTGAAAGTGCTCGATCAGGATCACAATGTCACGGATGAATTGACGTTCTGACCCAAAAACCCCCCGATCCTCCACAAATTGGAGCGATCGGGGGTTTTTCCTATTCCCTGCCGTTCAGCGCAAGTGCCGTGTCATACAGCACATTCACCGCAACGAGCAGGGTGTCTTCATGGATATCGAACCGTTCGTTATGATGGCCGGCCGCAAGCTCCGTACCGAAGATGCAGTAGGTCGCCTGGCCGCCCTTCTCTTTCACACGTTCCATAAAATACGTAGCGTCTTCGGATCCTGCCGATGCATTGTCCGCGCGATGCACTTTCGAGATGCCGGCCGCCGTCTCTGCGACTGCTCCGGCCATTGCAGCAAGGCCTTCCGAGCAGGCGCAGCTGATCGCCTCACCAACAATGTCGATCGTGCAGTCCGTTCCGGTCATCATCGCGGCGCCCCGAATCACATTCTCCGCCTGGCTGCGCACATAATCGTTCACAACGGACGTTTCGCCGCGCGTCTCCACCTTCATATAGGCGGTGTCCGCAATGACATTGCGGCCGCCGCCGCCCGTCAATTCACCGACATTCACACGGGACGTCCCGCCGGAGTGCCTTGAGATCGCATGCAGATTGACGAGTGCATTGGCTGCAGCCAGCAGCGCATTACGGCCTTCTTCCGGCTGCGCGCCGGCATGAGAGGCCCGGCCGCGGAATGTGACATCCATCTTGGTCGTCGCCATGAAGCCGTTCGCTGCGGCGACGAACTCCCCATGAGGAACGCCGGTGCCGATATGCGAGGCGATGAAGAAATCCGCGTCATCGACGACACCCGCTTCCGTCATCGATTTCGCACCGCGCGTCCCTTCCTCGGCAGGCTGGAAGATAATCCGGATGATGCCATTCAATGCATCCGGGTCTTCCGCCACCCGTGTCGCGAGCCCGATGCCGATCGACGTATGCGCGTCGTGCCCGCATGCATGCATGGAGCCGTCATTCAGCGACCGGAAGCCGAGCTGTCCCGGCAGGTGTTCGGGATGTTCCGATTCATGGATCGGCAGCGCGTCCATATCGACACGGAACACCGTCACCGGGCCGGGCCGGCCTGTGTCCCAGTCGGCGACAACCGCGGTGAATCCGTCTGTCAGCTGCGGCAGGAAGTCCTGATCCGCATCATGGGCGACTGCCCAGTCATAATGCGCATCGAGCACCCGCTGTTCCGGCACGCCCATCCGTGCATCTTCCGTCATGACTTCCTTCCCGAGACGCACCCTGAAACCGAGACGCGTCACTTCAGCTGCCACTTTGGACGCCGTCCGCATTTCCAGGAATCCCTGTTCCGGATGCTGGTGCAGGTCGCGGCGCCATGCTTTCACTTTCTCTTCCAATTGATAGGCCAATGATCTCCCTCCTGTCGTTTACTTCAAGAATGGT comes from Sporosarcina trichiuri and encodes:
- a CDS encoding glycerol-3-phosphate dehydrogenase/oxidase, with protein sequence MISFSHEDRSRLLGRLSAERYDLIVIGGGITGTGIALDASARGIRTLLVEMQDFAAGTSSRSTKLVHGGLRYLKQLEVKLVSDVGKERAVVYANAPHVTHPEWMLLPFYKNGSFGSFSTSLGLQVYDFLAGVKKSERRSMLTKTEVTEHEPLLKRDGLLGGGEYVEYRTDDARLTIEVAKKAREEGADLLNYTMVTGFSSDERGSVTGVELKDVLTGRRYNAHAPIIVNAAGPWVEQVLELDRPGESGRLLLTKGVHLVFDRNRLPLHQPVYFDTPDGRMIFAIPRLDKTYVGTTDTVYEEDLIHPGVTEEDRRYILTAISEMFPQAGIRPADIESSWSGVRPLIRQEGKGPSEISRKDEIWEADSGLLTVAGGKLTGYRKMAEDVTDLVSRKLRKFGIQAGPCMTATLALSGGAFSRPEDYPVYVEDRARELVKLGISYQDGLNIASMYGTNTNQVAEGITRVQPAHGLPLAIRLTLQYAIDFEMALTPSDYLIRRTGALYFHIDWVKKWKEQVTAYMAERLGWDDGERRQHMRELDDRISDAIGK
- a CDS encoding MgtC/SapB family protein; translated protein: MDLWLEVEMLTKLSISAVLGLIIGLERELKRKPLGLKTSLVISIVSCLLTIVSIESAYSFPDSASGVKIQMDPLRLAAQIVSGIGFLGAGVILRRGNDQISGLTTAAMIWGAAGIGIAVGAGFFAEAIFGVLLLILSVELVPYFVIKYGPKRLRRDEMGLRIKVNDQASIELVLTELRRQRFHIYQSRIKDLDDEKLLLLEIKARVPANRPLPDIYRSIKEIDDVNTVEVNG
- a CDS encoding DUF2188 domain-containing protein, with product MNMYSVVPNPEMTGWLVKLEDVAPEQQYGSKDEALDEAKRLAKENTPSVVKVLDQDHNVTDELTF
- a CDS encoding amidohydrolase — protein: MAYQLEEKVKAWRRDLHQHPEQGFLEMRTASKVAAEVTRLGFRVRLGKEVMTEDARMGVPEQRVLDAHYDWAVAHDADQDFLPQLTDGFTAVVADWDTGRPGPVTVFRVDMDALPIHESEHPEHLPGQLGFRSLNDGSMHACGHDAHTSIGIGLATRVAEDPDALNGIIRIIFQPAEEGTRGAKSMTEAGVVDDADFFIASHIGTGVPHGEFVAAANGFMATTKMDVTFRGRASHAGAQPEEGRNALLAAANALVNLHAISRHSGGTSRVNVGELTGGGGRNVIADTAYMKVETRGETSVVNDYVRSQAENVIRGAAMMTGTDCTIDIVGEAISCACSEGLAAMAGAVAETAAGISKVHRADNASAGSEDATYFMERVKEKGGQATYCIFGTELAAGHHNERFDIHEDTLLVAVNVLYDTALALNGRE